In Gordonia sp. SL306, the genomic window GCCGGACGAGCTCGACGGAGCCGCCGACACACTGGTCCGACGCCTCGCCGACGGGCCGACGGTCGCACTCGGTCTCGCCAAACAGGGCATCAACCACCAGCGCGGCACGATCGGCGAGGCCATGAACTCCGAGCTGAGCTATGTCGAACTCTCCTGCCGTACAGGTGATTTCAAAGAGGGACTGGCCGCCTTCCGAGAACGCAGACCACCCGGCTTCCGAGGACGCTGAGCCCTGACCGCCAGTCATCAGCCCATCGCCGTCGCGACGTCGAGCGCCGGCCCCACGACGAAGGGAAGCACGAATGTCGTTCGACACCATCAAATACGAGGTCGACGGCCACACCGCGATCGTCACCCTCAATCGACCCGACGCACTCAACGCACTGAGTCCGCACATGATCTCCGAACTGCGGTCGGCCTATGCCGAGGCCGAGAACGACGATCAGGTCTGGACGCTCATCGTGACCGGCAGCGGTCGCGCGTTCTGCACCGGCGCCGACGTCAAGGAGATCCCCGGCGACGGCAAGGTCCTCAACGAACGTCCGTATCTGTCGACGTATGAGCAGTGGGAGGCACCCCAGGAGGGCACTCCACCCTTCCGCACGATGGCCAAGCCGATCATCGTGGCGATCAACGGGATCTGCTGCGGCGCGGGATTGGACTGGGTCACCACCGGCGACATCGTCATCGCGTCCGACAAGGCGACCTTCTTCGACCCCCACGTCAGCATCGGGCTCGTGGCGGGACGCGAGGTGGTGCGTCTCGCGAGGGTGCTGCCCCGCTCGGTGGCGCTACGGATGGCCCTGATGGGCAAGCACGAGCGGATGGATGCCGAGCGTGCGCTCGACCTGGGGATGATCAGCGAGGTCGTCGAGCACGAGCAACTCGTCGAGCGCGCCCGCGCGATCGCCGACATCGTCAATTCCAATGCGCCGCTGGCTGTTCGCGGAACGCGCATGGCCATCCTCAAGGGCCTCGACCTCCCGCTGCACGAGGCGGAGATGCTGGCCGAGTCCTTCCGCGAACGAGTCACGCGGACCGAGGATGCCCTCGAAGGCCCCCGTGCCTTTGTGGAGAAGCGTGCACCGGAATGGCAGTGCCGATGAGCGTGGGATCGCCCGACGGAGGCGGGTTCGAGACCATTCTGCTCGAGGTCGACGCGGACGACCATGTCGCCACGATCACGCTGAATCGTCCCGAGCAGCTGAACACGTTCAATCGGACGATGTGCCAGGAACTGCAACGTGCCTGGCACACGGTCAAATTCGATGATCGGGTGCACGCCGTGGTCCTCCGGGCCGCCGGGGATCGGGCCTTCAGCGCGGGCCTCGACGTCAAGTCGTCCTACGGCCAGCCGGACAACATCTGGAACCACGAGGATCCGGGCGAACTGCTCAGCCCGAAGTGGCAGAAGATGTGGAAGCCGGTCGTCTGCGCGGTCCAGGGTCTCTGCACCGCCGGTGCGCTGTACTTCGTCAACGAGTCGGATGTGGTCATCTGCTCCACGTCGGCGACGTTCTTCGACTCTCATGTGACCGCGGGACTGGTGTCGGCCCTCGAGCCCGTTGGACTGATGCGACGGGTCGGACTCGGCGAGACGCTGCGAATGGCCCTGATGGGCAACGACGAACGCGTCGGACCCGACACCGCGCTGCGCATCGGTCTGGTCTCCGAGATCACCGACCCGGCGGAACTCTGGGACCGGGCGCACGAGATCGCGGCGTCCATCGCCGCCAAACCGCCCACCGCCACCCAGGGGACGGTGAAGGCCATCTGGGAGTCGCTGGACAAGCCGTACCGGGCGGCGATGGACCAAGGGCTCATCTACACGCGGCTCGGCAACCCGATCGCCAAGGCAGAACTGACCACGCCGGCGCCCGGCACCGGTGCGTCCCGCCCGTCGACCACTCCGAGGATCCGCTGATGACCGAGCCCGGGCTCATCGACACCGACACCGTGCACCGCCTCGCCCGACGAATCGCGTCGGTGCTGACCCTGGAACCCGATGCGGGAGCCATCGAGTACGACGGCCGATGGACCACGTGGGGTCAGCTCGCCGCGCTGGCCGAACGCATCAAGGACATCTGCCTCGAGACCTCGGCAGGTGACGTGCCCCATGTCGGGATCCTGCTCCGCAACCGGCCAGCCCACGTCGCCGCATTCCTCGGCGTACTCCTTGCCGGTGGTTGTGTCGTGGTGATCAACCCGTCCCGCGGGGATGCGCGAACCCGTTCCGACATTGCCGATCTGACGCTTCCCATCGTGATCGGCGAAGCGGACGACCTGAGGAACCTCGTCGATCCGCAACCGACGACGACGGTGGTCACGATCACCGACCTGACCATCGAACCAGAGGTCGCGTCGGCAACCGCGAACTCGGGCGATCCCGCCGACGACGGCTCGGGTACCGCGGTCCTCATGCTGACCAGCGGCACCACCGGACCGCCCAAGCGAGTCGCCCTCACCTATGACATGCTCGCCCGCAGTGTGCTGGGAGCCGACGATGGCAGCAACGAAAAGAGCAGCAGCGCTCCCGCCCGACTGAGTTCCGGAGTTGCCATCGTCAACGCTCCCCTCGTCCACATCGGTGGCGTGTTCCGGACGCTGCAGTGCATCGTCGCGGCGCGGCCCTATGTGCTGCTCCCGAGGTTCGAGATCGGTTCCTGGGCCGACGCCGTGCGCCGGTATCGGCCACGTGCGGTGTCCCTCGTCCCGACGGCGGTCCGGATGGTGCTGCATTCAGATCTGACCCGCGACGACCTGTCGAGCATCCGCGTGGTCACCTCCGGCACCGCGCCGCTGTCCGCCGAGGACGCCGATGCGTTCACCGACAAGTTCGATATACCTGTGCTCACCTCGTACGCAGCCACCGAATTCGGTGGTGGCGTGGCCGGTTGGACACTCGCGGACCATCGCGAGTTCTGGGAGACCAAGCGCGGCAGTGTCGGCCGAGCCGATCCCGGATCCCGGCTGCGCGTCGTCGCCGACGACGGCACCGTACTCGGCCCGGACGAAACCGGACTGCTCGAGGTCGCGCCCGGCCAACTCGGCCCGTCGGCGGACTGGATTCGTACCACCGACCTCGCCCGCATCGACGGCGACGGTTTCCTGTGGATCGTGGGCCGGGCGGATCAGGCCATCATCCGCGGCGGCTTCAAGGTGATCCCCGACGATGTCCGCGCCGCACTGGAGAGCCACCCGTCGGTGGAGGGCGCGTCGGTTGTCGGCCGCCCCGACGACCGGCTCGGCGCGACGCCTGTCGCGATGGTCGAACTCCGCAGCGGTGAGACCGTTTCAGAGGATGAGTTGGCGGAGTACCTGTCCGATCGCCTGGCGCGCTATGAGATCCCCACCGCGATCATCATCGTCGACGCCATCCCGCGCACTCCCTCCGGCAAGGCGGATCTCACCGCCGTCCGGAGCCGACTGGAAAGTAGTGAGTGACGCCATGATCGACGAGACCGGGCGAACCATCGCGACGTTGATCTGCGAGCATGCGCTCCGACGCCCCAATCAGCCCATGGTCATCGACCCGGTCACCCGGGTGAGTTACGGGGAACTCGACCGCACCACGCGGGCTCTCGCCGCCGGCTTCGCCGAAGCCGGGATCGGCCCCGGCATGCGTGTGGGCCTGATCATGCCCAACAGTGCGCGCTGGGTCCAGATAGCCCTTGCACTGACCCGGATCGGTGCCGTGCTGGTGCCTTTCAGTACTCTGCTGGCGCCGCGCGAACTCCGGGCTCAGCTCGAGGTCTCCGCCGTCTCCCACCTGATCACGACCGAGGAGTTCCGGGGACATCGCTACCTCGACGACCTCGCCGACGCCCTCGGACGTGACACGATCACCTCCGGCGAGCTCATCGATCCGGGCCTGCCCGCCCTGCGCCACATCTGGACCGTCGACGACGTTCTCGCAGCGGGTCGTTCACCGGACAGCGAGAGAGTGGTCGATGCCCTGTCCGATTCGGTCGCCCCGGGCGACCCGATGATCATCATCTTCACTTCCGGCAGCAGTGGAATACCCAAGGGGGTCATCCACTCCCACGGTGGCGCGCTCGGTGCGGTCGCCGCCGGACTGGCCGCCCGGTGCATCAATTCGGACACCCGGCTCTACCTGCCGATGCCGTTCTTCTGGGTCGGCGGGTTCGGAGCCGGGATTCTCTCCGCCCTGTTGGCCGGTGCAACCCTGGTCACCGAGGAGATCCCTCGTCCCGAGACGACGCTGAAACTCCTCGAACGTGAACGCGTCACCCTCTTCCGCGGCTGGCCCGACCAGGCGGCGGCGCTGGCACGACAGTCCGGGACGGTCGGCGCCGACCTCTCGTCGTTGCAGGTGGGCAGTCTCGACGCTCTCCTACCTCCCGAACTCCGCGCCGAGCGCGGCGCACGCGCCAATCTGTTCGGCATGACCGAGTCGTTCGGCCCGTACTGCGGGTACCCCGCCGACCGGGACATGCCTCGCGCGGCGTGGGGAAGTTGCGGAAAGCCCTTCGACGGCATGGAGGTTCGGATCGCCGATCCGGAGACCGGCGCGCCGCTGCCCACCGGCGCCACCGGCGAGATCGCGCTGCGTGGGCCGCACGTCCTGCTCGGCATCTGCCGGAGCACGCGTGAGGACGTCTTCACCGCCGACGGCTTCTACGCGACCGGGGACCTCGGCCACCTCGACGACGGCGGGTTCCTCTTCTATCACGGGAGATCCGACGACATGATCAAGGTCAGCGGGGCCACCGTCTACCCGAGCGAGGTGCAGGCCGCACTGAAGGCCATCGACGGCGTCGACAACGCCTTCGTGACCCACGTCGACGGTGAGGCCGGTCCTCGGGTCGCAGCCGCGGTGGTGTGCCGATCCTCGACTACGGAGGACGAGCTGCGATCGGCGGCCCGGAACATGCTGAGCTCGTTCAAGATACCGTCGGTGTGGCTTCTGCTCGACTCCGACGATCCGATCCCGCGCGGCGGCACCGGGAAGGTCGACGCCCGGGGGCTACGAGAGTTGCTCACTCGCGCCCACACACCCACCGGCGATCGGCAACCAGCAGCCGCCGGAGCACCGACACGGATCGGTGACCGATGAGCCTCGCAACGCCGGAAGACATGACGCAGCAGCACACCGGGGAATCGGACGCGACCAGCCATCGACGATCCGAGACCTATTTGCGCACATCGTATTCGGCGAACCGATCCGGGACGGCGACGAACTCGTGGTCGAGCTACCGGCTGCTCCGCACGTGGTGAACACGCGCGGCGGCATCCAAGGCGGGTTGATCGCGACCCTCATCGACATCAACGTGACCGGCACGTGAAATGCCGGCCGCTGCAGAGATCGGCGCCGCTCGGGAAGGTCACGTCTCCGCGATTCACGCGATGTCCTGCAGTGGTCGGGAGGTGGGGGTGGGCGTCGGGAAGCCGCGTGATTCGGCACGCTTCGCGCCGGTCGGCAGTTCCCGGGTGCGGATGTCGTGTTCGTACACGAAGTAGTCGACCTGCTGGGTGTGCCGCGGGCTGTCGGTGGTGTGCCCGTTGTGCAGCTTCTGATCCTTGTCGATGATCTGCTCCATCTCGCCAACGTCGGGAAGTGCATACCGACCGACGGCGTAGGCCGCGACCACTCGGGACTGACATTCGACGAACGGGAACAGCGTCGGGACCGACTGCGCGAACCCGACGAATGCGAGGTTCTCGATACCAGGCTTGAAGATCCTCTTGTACAAGCGGATCTGGTTGCCGGGGGCGCCCACGAACTCCGGATCGAAAAAGGGGAAGGTGATGTTGTAGCCGGTCGCGTACACGATCACGTCGAAGTCGCCGCTCGTGCCGTCCTCGAAATGCACTGTGTCCCCGTCCAGCCGCGACACGTTGGGTTTGGGTATCACGTCGCCGGACCCGAGTCGGAGCGGCAGCTCGACGGACTGGGTCGGATGCGCCTCGAAGAGCTTGTGGTTCGCCGGAGGAAGTCCGTAGAGCGTCGGATCGGTCCCCATCAGCGGCATCATCATCTGCAATGCCTTACGCTGCAAGCCCAGTGGCAGATGCGGCGTGGTGCGCCAGTATGCATCGCCCGGTTTTCCGGCGATGTATTTCGGCACGATCCAGGCGCTCGACCGGGTCGACAGGGTCACGGTGTTGTCGAGCGACTTCGACGAGAGTTCGACGGCGATGTCGGCGGCACTGTTGCCGATCCCGACGATCAAGATGCGCTGTCCACTCAGATCGAGCGGCGTCCGCGGGTCGATGTAGTCATGGGAGTGAATCCGCCGCCCGGAGAACTCACCCGGGAAGTCTGCGTAGCGCGGATCCCAATGATGCCCGTTGGCGACGACCAGGAAGTCGAACTCGCGCTGCGCGCCCGCCTGGTCCTCGATGTGCCATCGCCCGTCGGCAGACCGGGCCGCATGCTTGACACCGTTCCCGAACTCGATGTTGTCGAGAAGACCGAAGGCCGCCGCATAGTCGTCGAGGTAGGACTTGATGTCGGTGTGATGCGGGAAGGTGGGATAGTTGTCGGGCATCGGGAAGTCCTTGAAGGACAGGCGATGCTTGGACGTGTCGATGTGCAGCGACCGGTACGCGCTGCTGTGGCCGTTCGGATTCCCGAACGCCCAATTTCCACCGATGCGGTCCGACGACTCGAAGGTCGTGTACGGCACCCCGTAGTCGCCCAGCATCTTTCCGGTGGTGAGGCCGCTGATGCCGGCCCCGATGACGGCTGTACGTGGAATGGGTTGTCCCACCATCACTCCTCCGGTTCTGTCGGTGCGGGGACGAGTGCGAGCGTGCCCAGATCACGGATCGCCTCGCAACCTCGCCGGATCATGGCGACGAACATCGCGGTCCCGCGGTCTGTTTCGGTGGAGGTGGCGATCGCGATGCAGGGGATCAGGAGCGCCTGGATCATCCCCAGCCGGTAGTCCTCCCAGCACTGGGCACGGGAGTAGTCGGTCACGCCGTGAGTCCGGAGCTCGTCGTGGTAGTGGTCGACCAGTCGACTCTCGACTGCTCGTCGTACGTCCGGCTCCAGGCTGGTTCCGGTGAAGTAGGCCAGATCGCGGGTGGGCAAACCCACCCCGAGGGTCTGCCAGTCGACCACCGCCACACCTTTCCCGTCGGCGTGGAACAGGAGATTGTCGAGGCGGAAGTCACCGTGCAACAACGCCCGACGATCGGGCTCGGACAGCAACCATCGGGTGACCGATCCCATGGCGGCAGCGAGGGTTTCGTGGTCGCCCGACGACAGTTCTTCGCCGATTCGACCCAGTGCGAGCGCGACACTCATCTCGGCGAAGTCCCCCAGGCCGCGGATCGCGGCCTCGTCCCGGAGGTTGAACGCGAGCCCCTCGAAGTCCCGCCATACCGGATCGTTCCATGTGGGTCCGTGCAGGCCGGCAAGAGCGCGGACGGCGAGGAGGGCCTCGTCGAACCCACATCCGGCCAGCTGATCGCCCTGCTCCGCACCCACCTGGTCGGCGAGGACCAGCACGAAGTCGGCGGCGTCCGCACTGACGTCGACATGAAAACAGTCGGGCGCCGGGACGAGTACACGCTGGTTGACCGAGGCGTAGAAGGCACATTCGCTGCGATAGCCGAATGTCACCGAGTTGCGGACGCTTTCGTCGGCGGCGGGCAGCTTCACCACGAAGGTGTCCGGTAGACCATCGGGTCGGCGCTCGTATGTGGGCGTCACCCTGAAGGTGGCACCGACCTGACCGGTCCCGATCGGCTCGACCTCCACCGCAGTGATGTCGGCCGGATGGCCGTGCTGTTCGAGAATGCTCGACAACCATTCTTCGGTGACATCCTCAGGCCCGCGCGGAATCGTCGCGATCGTCTTTCCGGCGAACCCCCGGGCTGCGGCCACGATTTCCTCCTGCGCTCTGCATCCGTTGTGACGGATCACTCGACGGACCCAACTGTAATCGATACCGCAAGAGATTCTGCGGCGAATTCCAGCAGAAACCCGGTCGATCCGCCGGTAGTGCCCTCCGATTTACTGTAATAACTACAGTTGATGTGTCGACACCTTGTGAGGGGCCACAACACACTCGATCCCATTGCGTCCCCATTGCATCGTCGAGCACGGAGACGACTAACCGACGCCGACAGATCTGGACGACTCGGCATCGGTCGAGATGTTCATCGACTGATCGGTGTCACAACTCAATCCGACAACTTCGCGCCCGACCAGTCGCCGGTCAACTCGACCCACAGCCGAGTGAGATGCTGGGTCTTGATCTTCCAGTCGCCGTCGACCTTCTCGTAGGTCTCGTGGTAGTGGCCGGCACCGAGCAGCGATCGACCACCCGGATAGACCAACCGGTCTTCCATCGCCCAGATGCCGGTGGCCGTCAGTTCCGATGTCAGCTCGATCTCGGGCGTGTGGACGTGATGGACCGTCGTCGCGTCGGCCAAGGTCTCCAGCACGCTCGACACGAAGCCGTCGGCACCGACGATCGGCGGGGCCGTCATCGGATCAGCACCACCGGTCGCGGGCGCCATGTCCAGTTCGACGACCAGATCGTCGGCGAACAGCCCGCGCCAGCCCGCGGCGTCCTTGGTGTCGAGGTATCGGCAGTAGCGGGCCTTCACCACCTTGATGGCTTCGATCTCGGCCGCGGTGTCGGCCGCCACCCGTGCTTCCATCGTTCTCCTCCTCGCGCAGCGACTCAGCGCAGATTATCCAACCGTCAGATCAGCGCGTAGCGGATCGGCAGATGTTTCAGCCCGCCGACGAACGTGGTGGCCGTGCGTTCCGGATCCCCTGCCGGTTCCACACCTTTCAGCCGCGGCAGCAGTTCGGTGAAGAAACTGTTGACCTCCATCCGTGCGAGAGCGGCGCCCAGGCAGAAATGCACACCGAACCCGAACGCCACGTGCTTGTTGATCTCGCGGGAGACGTCGAACCGGAACGGATCGGTGAAGGCTTCCTCGTCCCGGTTGCCCGACACGTAGGACAGCAGGAGCGAATCACCGGCCGCGATGGGAACCCCACCCAGCTCGGTGTCCTCGGCTGCGGTACGCATGAAGGCCTTCACCGGTGTCACCCAACGGATCATCTCTTCGGTCGCCTGCGGCATCAGATCGAGATCGTCGGTCAACCGACGCCGCTCCCCGGGGTGTTCGATCAACGCCTGCATACCACCGGAGATCGTCGACGTGGTGGTGTCGTGTCCGGCGGTCGCGATGAGTGCGTAGTACGACACCAGGTCGATGTCGCCGAGCGGTTCACCGTTCACCACGGCATTGGCGATCGTCGAGGCCATGTCGCCGGTCGGCTGTGCACGCCGCTGAGCGGCCAACGTACTGAAGTACTCGAACATGTCGAGCAGGGCGGCCATCTGCTCGTCCGGGCTGGTGCTGCGCTGGAACTCGGAATCCTGCGAGCCCACCAGTTCCTGGGTCAGTTCGAGCATGCGGGGTAGGTCCGACTCGGGCACGCCGAGCAGCGACATGATCACGAAGAGTGGGAAGTTGACCGCCACCTCCTGCACGAAGTCACACTCCCCTCCCGCGTCACGCAGCTTCTCGACGTGAATCCGGGCGAGTTCGTCGATGCGTTCCTTCATCGCCTTCAGAGCCTTGGGACGGAACCAGTCGAGTGCGACGGCCCGCATCACACGGTGCTCGGGATCGTCCATGTGGATGAGCGTGCGGATCTGCGCGGCCGCCTGCAGTTCTTCTTCCTGTGCGGTCATGAGAACCGGCCGAGGGGCGTTCGTGAAAAGATTGTTCGCCCGCTCGACGGTCATGATGTCGGCATGTTTGGTGACCGCCCAGAACGGGTTGTATCCGGGGGCGTCGACATAGGAGACGGGCGCCGCCCTCCGCAGCTGCGTCAGCGCGGCATGGATGCGGGTCTCGTCGGCATATGCCTTGGGATCGGCGACACTACGCGCCGCCTCGTCGATGGTGGGTGCACTCATCCGTGACTCCTCGGGGCTGGTGGTGGCCGGGCGGCGAGTCGACCCCAGCTCGGCCCGTTGCACTTACAGTAAGGTAAAACTACACCGATTTCCCGCCGGGTCGAAAGGCTTTGCCGACGGCATCGGCGGGTCGGCGCACGTCGCGGATACGATGCGACCATGGCAAAGCCGTTGATCCCGGTGGAGACGATCTACGAGCGCGCACTCGTCTTGCTGGACGAAGAGGGCGACAGCGCCTTGAGTACGCGCCGTCTGGCCGCCGACCTCAGGATCTCCACCCGCACGCTGTATCAGCAGGTCGGAAACCGGGAGAACCTGATCCGTACACTCGTTGCCCGACATCTCTCCCGGCTGCGGCTCGAGTTCCACGAGCACGGCGATTGGGAGACGACCGCACTGCAGTGGTGCCTCGGGTTACACGACGCTCTACGCGCGCATCCCCATCTCACCGAGCTGATGACGATCGACGACGGCGACGCGGTGATGGAGTACGTCAGCGAATTGGTCGCCGCCACGCGCAAGGAGGGTTTCGATCCCCCACTGGCCGACGAATGCTGTCGGGCACTCGTAGGTCTCACCATCAACCACACGATCATGGAGGTCCGCGGTATGCACGACACCAAGCTCTCGGAGCGCGACCCCGGGTCGGCGGCGAAGACCGAGGCCAGCTTCGTCCAATCGATCCGTTGGATACTCGCCGGTGTCCGCGCCGAGGTCACATCGGCGCGCCCCACGTCCACCCGAGCACCGAGAAAGCCCCGTAAGGCTGCGTCGTCGCGGACGGCGCAGCGTCCCGCCTCCACGAAAGCCGGCCGATGAATCTGCTCGTCGAGACCCACAACCGGGTACGCACACTGACATTCAACCGCCCCGACGCCCTCAATGCGTTCGACGAGGCGCTCTACGATGCGACCGCGCAGGCACTCATCGACGCCGCCGACGACCCCGAGGTCGCCGTCGTGCTCCTGACCGGCACGGGCCGGGCCTTCACTGCCGGAACGGATCTGAAGGAGATGGCGCAACGCGTCGGCGATCCCGACTTCGTGCCGGGGCGATACGGATTCCCTGGTCTCATCGACGCGCTCGTCGCCTTTCCCAAGCCGCTGATCTGCGCCGTCAACGGACTCGGACTCGGGCTGGGAACCACCATCCTCGGCTTCGCCGATCTCGTCTTCGTGTCGACCGCAGCGCGGTTCAAGTGCCCGTTCACCAGCCTCGGGGTCGCACCCGAGGCGGCGTCCTCCTACCTGCTGCCCCGCCTACTCGGCCGACAGGATGCGGCCTGGGTACTGATGTCGTCGGAGTGGATCTCTGCCGAGCAGGCGGTGGAGATCGGCCTGGCGTGGCGCCTCTGCGAGCCGGAGGAATTGCTCGGCGTCGCGACCAGACATGCCGAACAGCTTGCGCAACAGCCGATCTCCAGCCTGATCGCGGTGAAGCGAACGATGACCGAGCCCATCAGAGAACAGATCGATGCGGCCCGTGACCGCGAGAACGCGGCCTTCGCCGAGTTGATGGGTGGCCCGGCGAACACCGAGGCGCTCACCGCCTTCGCCGAGGGCCGCGCCCCCGACTTCACCGGGTTGCCGGCCGGAGCGTGACGCACCGGCGTACCCGCGTCACTCGTCGCTGGTGACCAATCGGTCGCCGGGCGCCAGTTCGGTTGCCGCGACACCGTGTTCGGCGGCCTCGCGGACGAATGCGGCTCCCGGATCGTGGAACAACTCGGGGCGCATCCGGTCGAGTCCGATCGGCCACAGGGTGCCGTAGTGGATCGGGACCGCTCGTCGCGCACCGATCATCTCGGCGGCGGCCACGGCGCGGACGGGATTCAGGTGTCCGGCACCCAGAGTCGGACCCCACCCACCGACCGGGAGCAGCGCCAGATCGGGCTCCCGGACCCACTTCCCGAGGTCGGGATAGAGGTCGGTGTCCCCGGCGAAGTACGTTGTCGAATCACCGACGACGACATAGCCGAGGGCCGACGTCACATGTGGGCCGTGGCGCCAGCGGCGGCCGTCGTGCTCGGCGGGTACCGCACGGATGACGACCTCTCCGATCGGCACCTCGTCGCCTGGTCCCACCTCGATCAGCCTCGCCCCCAACTCCCGGAGCGCGGGCATGGCATCCGGGGCATGCCGTGGCAGCACGATCGGGACGTCGGCGTCGAGCATGCGCAGCGACGGCAGGTGCGTGTGGTCGGCGTGGAGATGCGAGAGCAGGACGACGTCGGCGGCCGCGACGTCGGCGTCATCCGGGATCGGCCCGCGACGGCGTCGAAGGTGCGCCACCCGGGCCGTCAGGA contains:
- a CDS encoding enoyl-CoA hydratase/isomerase family protein; the encoded protein is MSFDTIKYEVDGHTAIVTLNRPDALNALSPHMISELRSAYAEAENDDQVWTLIVTGSGRAFCTGADVKEIPGDGKVLNERPYLSTYEQWEAPQEGTPPFRTMAKPIIVAINGICCGAGLDWVTTGDIVIASDKATFFDPHVSIGLVAGREVVRLARVLPRSVALRMALMGKHERMDAERALDLGMISEVVEHEQLVERARAIADIVNSNAPLAVRGTRMAILKGLDLPLHEAEMLAESFRERVTRTEDALEGPRAFVEKRAPEWQCR
- a CDS encoding enoyl-CoA hydratase/isomerase family protein, translated to MSVGSPDGGGFETILLEVDADDHVATITLNRPEQLNTFNRTMCQELQRAWHTVKFDDRVHAVVLRAAGDRAFSAGLDVKSSYGQPDNIWNHEDPGELLSPKWQKMWKPVVCAVQGLCTAGALYFVNESDVVICSTSATFFDSHVTAGLVSALEPVGLMRRVGLGETLRMALMGNDERVGPDTALRIGLVSEITDPAELWDRAHEIAASIAAKPPTATQGTVKAIWESLDKPYRAAMDQGLIYTRLGNPIAKAELTTPAPGTGASRPSTTPRIR
- a CDS encoding class I adenylate-forming enzyme family protein; amino-acid sequence: MTEPGLIDTDTVHRLARRIASVLTLEPDAGAIEYDGRWTTWGQLAALAERIKDICLETSAGDVPHVGILLRNRPAHVAAFLGVLLAGGCVVVINPSRGDARTRSDIADLTLPIVIGEADDLRNLVDPQPTTTVVTITDLTIEPEVASATANSGDPADDGSGTAVLMLTSGTTGPPKRVALTYDMLARSVLGADDGSNEKSSSAPARLSSGVAIVNAPLVHIGGVFRTLQCIVAARPYVLLPRFEIGSWADAVRRYRPRAVSLVPTAVRMVLHSDLTRDDLSSIRVVTSGTAPLSAEDADAFTDKFDIPVLTSYAATEFGGGVAGWTLADHREFWETKRGSVGRADPGSRLRVVADDGTVLGPDETGLLEVAPGQLGPSADWIRTTDLARIDGDGFLWIVGRADQAIIRGGFKVIPDDVRAALESHPSVEGASVVGRPDDRLGATPVAMVELRSGETVSEDELAEYLSDRLARYEIPTAIIIVDAIPRTPSGKADLTAVRSRLESSE
- a CDS encoding class I adenylate-forming enzyme family protein — its product is MIDETGRTIATLICEHALRRPNQPMVIDPVTRVSYGELDRTTRALAAGFAEAGIGPGMRVGLIMPNSARWVQIALALTRIGAVLVPFSTLLAPRELRAQLEVSAVSHLITTEEFRGHRYLDDLADALGRDTITSGELIDPGLPALRHIWTVDDVLAAGRSPDSERVVDALSDSVAPGDPMIIIFTSGSSGIPKGVIHSHGGALGAVAAGLAARCINSDTRLYLPMPFFWVGGFGAGILSALLAGATLVTEEIPRPETTLKLLERERVTLFRGWPDQAAALARQSGTVGADLSSLQVGSLDALLPPELRAERGARANLFGMTESFGPYCGYPADRDMPRAAWGSCGKPFDGMEVRIADPETGAPLPTGATGEIALRGPHVLLGICRSTREDVFTADGFYATGDLGHLDDGGFLFYHGRSDDMIKVSGATVYPSEVQAALKAIDGVDNAFVTHVDGEAGPRVAAAVVCRSSTTEDELRSAARNMLSSFKIPSVWLLLDSDDPIPRGGTGKVDARGLRELLTRAHTPTGDRQPAAAGAPTRIGDR
- a CDS encoding flavin-containing monooxygenase; translation: MVGQPIPRTAVIGAGISGLTTGKMLGDYGVPYTTFESSDRIGGNWAFGNPNGHSSAYRSLHIDTSKHRLSFKDFPMPDNYPTFPHHTDIKSYLDDYAAAFGLLDNIEFGNGVKHAARSADGRWHIEDQAGAQREFDFLVVANGHHWDPRYADFPGEFSGRRIHSHDYIDPRTPLDLSGQRILIVGIGNSAADIAVELSSKSLDNTVTLSTRSSAWIVPKYIAGKPGDAYWRTTPHLPLGLQRKALQMMMPLMGTDPTLYGLPPANHKLFEAHPTQSVELPLRLGSGDVIPKPNVSRLDGDTVHFEDGTSGDFDVIVYATGYNITFPFFDPEFVGAPGNQIRLYKRIFKPGIENLAFVGFAQSVPTLFPFVECQSRVVAAYAVGRYALPDVGEMEQIIDKDQKLHNGHTTDSPRHTQQVDYFVYEHDIRTRELPTGAKRAESRGFPTPTPTSRPLQDIA
- a CDS encoding phosphotransferase family protein; amino-acid sequence: MAAARGFAGKTIATIPRGPEDVTEEWLSSILEQHGHPADITAVEVEPIGTGQVGATFRVTPTYERRPDGLPDTFVVKLPAADESVRNSVTFGYRSECAFYASVNQRVLVPAPDCFHVDVSADAADFVLVLADQVGAEQGDQLAGCGFDEALLAVRALAGLHGPTWNDPVWRDFEGLAFNLRDEAAIRGLGDFAEMSVALALGRIGEELSSGDHETLAAAMGSVTRWLLSEPDRRALLHGDFRLDNLLFHADGKGVAVVDWQTLGVGLPTRDLAYFTGTSLEPDVRRAVESRLVDHYHDELRTHGVTDYSRAQCWEDYRLGMIQALLIPCIAIATSTETDRGTAMFVAMIRRGCEAIRDLGTLALVPAPTEPEE
- a CDS encoding nuclear transport factor 2 family protein produces the protein MEARVAADTAAEIEAIKVVKARYCRYLDTKDAAGWRGLFADDLVVELDMAPATGGADPMTAPPIVGADGFVSSVLETLADATTVHHVHTPEIELTSELTATGIWAMEDRLVYPGGRSLLGAGHYHETYEKVDGDWKIKTQHLTRLWVELTGDWSGAKLSD
- a CDS encoding cytochrome P450, yielding MSAPTIDEAARSVADPKAYADETRIHAALTQLRRAAPVSYVDAPGYNPFWAVTKHADIMTVERANNLFTNAPRPVLMTAQEEELQAAAQIRTLIHMDDPEHRVMRAVALDWFRPKALKAMKERIDELARIHVEKLRDAGGECDFVQEVAVNFPLFVIMSLLGVPESDLPRMLELTQELVGSQDSEFQRSTSPDEQMAALLDMFEYFSTLAAQRRAQPTGDMASTIANAVVNGEPLGDIDLVSYYALIATAGHDTTTSTISGGMQALIEHPGERRRLTDDLDLMPQATEEMIRWVTPVKAFMRTAAEDTELGGVPIAAGDSLLLSYVSGNRDEEAFTDPFRFDVSREINKHVAFGFGVHFCLGAALARMEVNSFFTELLPRLKGVEPAGDPERTATTFVGGLKHLPIRYALI
- a CDS encoding TetR/AcrR family transcriptional regulator; this encodes MAKPLIPVETIYERALVLLDEEGDSALSTRRLAADLRISTRTLYQQVGNRENLIRTLVARHLSRLRLEFHEHGDWETTALQWCLGLHDALRAHPHLTELMTIDDGDAVMEYVSELVAATRKEGFDPPLADECCRALVGLTINHTIMEVRGMHDTKLSERDPGSAAKTEASFVQSIRWILAGVRAEVTSARPTSTRAPRKPRKAASSRTAQRPASTKAGR